The following are encoded together in the Microtus pennsylvanicus isolate mMicPen1 chromosome 8, mMicPen1.hap1, whole genome shotgun sequence genome:
- the H2aj gene encoding histone H2A.J — MSGRGKQGGKVRAKAKSRSSRAGLQFPVGRVHRLLRKGNYAERVGAGAPVYLAAVLEYLTAEILELAGNAARDNKKTRIIPRHLQLAIRNDEELNKLLGRVTIAQGGVLPNIQAVLLPKKTESQKVKSK; from the coding sequence ATGTCGGGGCGAGGCAAGCAGGGCGGCAAGGTGCGCGCCAAAGCCAAGTCGCGTTCGTCGCGCGCGGGCCTGCAGTTCCCCGTGGGCCGCGTTCACCGGCTGCTGCGCAAGGGCAACTACGCGGAGCGCGTGGGCGCTGGCGCGCCGGTCTACCTGGCGGCGGTGCTGGAGTACCTGACGGCCGAGATCCTGGAGCTGGCGGGCAACGCGGCGCGCGACAACAAGAAGACGCGCATCATCCCGCGCCACCTGCAGCTGGCCATCCGCAACGACGAGGAGCTCAACAAGCTGCTGGGCCGCGTGACCATCGCGCAGGGCGGCGTCCTGCCCAACATCCAGGCGGTGCTGTTGCCCAAGAAGACGGAGAGCCAGAAGGTGAAGAGCAAGTGA
- the H4c16 gene encoding histone H4 has product MSGRGKGGKGLGKGGAKRHRKVLRDNIQGITKPAIRRLARRGGVKRISGLIYEETRGVLKVFLENVIRDAVTYTEHAKRKTVTAMDVVYALKRQGRTLYGFGG; this is encoded by the coding sequence ATGTCTGGACGTGGCAAAGGCGGCAAAGGACTCGGGAAAGGCGGCGCCAAGCGACACCGCAAGGTCCTGCGAGATAACATCCAGGGCATTACCAAGCCTGCCATCCGGCGCTTGGCTCGACGCGGCGGCGTCAAGCGCATCTCCGGGCTCATCTACGAGGAGACTCGCGGTGTCCTCAAAGTGTTCCTGGAGAATGTGATCCGGGACGCCGTCACCTACACCGAGCACGCCAAGCGCAAGACGGTCACGGCTATGGATGTGGTCTACGCGCTCAAGCGCCAGGGCCGTACTCTTTATGGTTTCGGCGGCTAA